One part of the Hippoglossus hippoglossus isolate fHipHip1 chromosome 11, fHipHip1.pri, whole genome shotgun sequence genome encodes these proteins:
- the hax1 gene encoding HCLS1-associated protein X-1 yields the protein MSVFDLFRGFFSVPGGHHRGRRDPFFDAMTHDDDDDEEEDGFYHDGYRGEEQDPFDSAWRFGFSMGPDGMRIQEPPLFGHVLREMEEIFSQMGQWDAAPESGHFGVPNIMPQPPSQDRLEEGGGASSGNPLREFMLKTPDRDTRGPQPGPQTEPRHDGRPLSKFYDMWGQGLEKTPAGEHRGDRDLDSAVSAGGLDQILTPPAGQAPSQPRIHSFFQSVSISKVVKPDGTVEERRTVRDGKGNEETTVTRSGGPGVLEGPGDRPVPVLPGGQRPFSDLRDDDSLFSKLFGGFK from the exons ATGagtgtttttgatttgtttcgCGGGTTCTTCTCGGTGCCCGGAGGTCACCACCGCGGCCGGAG GGACCCCTTCTTCGATGCCATGACtcatgacgatgatgatgatgaagaggaggatggctTCTACCATGACGGGTACCGGGGGGAGGAGCAGGATCCCTTCGACAGCGCCTGGAGGTTCGGCTTCAGCATGGGCCCGGACGGGATGAGGATCCAGGAGCCGCCGCTGTTCGGCCACGTCCTccgggagatggaggagatctTTTCCCAGATGGGACAGTGGGACGCGGCACCCGAGTCTGGACACTTTG GCGTTCCCAACATCATGCCGCAGCCGCCATCTCAGGACAGACtagaggaaggagggggggcaTCCAGCGGGAACCCCCTGAGAGAATTCATGTTGAAGACCCCTGACAGAGACACACGAGGGCCCCAGCCAGGACCGCAGACAGAGCCCAGACATGATGGCCGCCCTTTGTCCAAG TTCTACGACATGTGGGGACAGGGGCTTGAGAAAACCCCGGCGGgggagcacagaggagacagag ATCTGGACTCTGCCGTGTCCGCCGGGGGCCTGGACCAGATTCTgacgccacctgctggtcaggCGCCGAGTCAGCCCAGAATCCACTCGTTCTTCCAGTCGGTCTCCATCAGCAAGGTGGTGAAACCTGACGGG actgtagaggagaggagaacagtCAGAGATGGAAAAGGCAATGAGGAAACCACAGTGACCCGCTCAGGAGGCCCCGGGGTCCTGGAGGGACCCGGCGATCGACCTGTTCCTGTTCTACCGG GTGGTCAACGGCCTTTTTCAGACTTGCGGGATGATGACTCGTTATTCTCCAAGCTCTTCGGAGGGTTTAAATAA
- the aqp10b gene encoding aquaporin-10b, with product MNSTFYSVLLGSRFQMSYKVSYSPLLRAPRLSHKACDAAGGSSMKGQTLLGQTHGGAVLCGSGAPDASDTALTDHLWPDGAEETPGMERLLRKCQIRNQLVRECMAECLGVYVLILFGCGSVAQVTTTEDKKGQYLSINLGFALGVTFGVFVSRGVSGAHLNPAVSLSMCVLGRHPWTKLPLYVFFQVLGAFLAAATVALQYYDAIQSYSGGELTVTGPTATAGIFSTYPADYLSLWGGVVDQVIGTAALLLCVLALGDQRNSSLPDGLQPVLVGAAVLVIGISMGSNSGYALNPARDFGPRLFTYIAGWGVDVFKAGGGWWWVPIVAPCVGALLGTLIYELMIEVHHPLAPTELQMSCQEASETKTGLELEPGCEKNPTL from the exons ATGAATTCTACTTTCTACTCAGTCCTGCTGGGATCTAGGTTCCAGATGTCCTACAAAGTGAGCTACTCTCCTCTCCTACGTGCGCCTCGGCTGAGCCATAAAGCGTGTGACGCAGCCGGCGGCTCCAGTATGAAAGGGCAAACTCTGCTCGGTCAGACACACGGCGGTGCAGTGCTGTGCGGGTCTGGTGCGCCGGATGCCAGCGACACGGCTCTGACTGATCACCTGTGGCCGGACGGTGCAGAGGAAACCCCGGGGATGGAGAGGCTGCTGAGGAAGTGTCAGATCAGAAACCAGCTGGTCAGGGAGTGCATGGCGGAGTGCCTCGGAGTCTACGTCCTCATA CTGTTTGGATGTGGCTCCGTTGCCCAGGTAACCACGACCGAAGATAAGAAGGGGCAGTACCTGTCAATCAATCTGGGTTTTGCCCTGGGGGTAACGTTTGGGGTCTTTGTGTCTCGTGGAGTTTCAG GTGCTCACCTGAACCCTGCTGTGTCTCTGAGTATGTGCGTCCTGGGCAGACATCCATGGACGAAGCTGCCTCTCTACGTCTTCTTCCAGGTGCTCGGAGCCTTTCTGGCTGCAGCCACCGTTGCTCTGCAGTACTACG ACGCCATCCAGTCGTACAGCGGGGGTGAGCTGACCGTGACGGGTCCCACGGCCACAGCAGGAATATTCTCCACCTACCCAGCCGACTACCTCAGTCTGTGGGGAGGGGTCGTGGACCAG GTGATAGGAACAGCtgccctgctgctgtgtgtgctggCTCTCGGGGACCAGAGGAACAGCTCCCTCCCTGATGGGCTGCAGCCGGTCCTGGTGGGAGCAGCCGTGCTGGTTATTGGCATCTCGATGGGCTCCAACAGCGGCTACGCCCTCAACCCAGCCAGGGATTTTGGGCCTCGGTTGTTCACGTACATTGCCGGCTGGGGAGTTGATGTTTTCAA GGCCGGAGGAGGCTGGTGGTGGGTGCCCATAGTGGCCCCCTGTGTGGGAGCTCTGCTGGGGACGCTGATCTACGAACTGATGATTGAAGTCCACCATCCTCTCGCTCCGACCGAGCTCCAGATGTCGTGTCAGGAGGCGTCTGAGACTAAGACGGgactggagctggagccaggCTGCGAAAAAAACCCCACTTTGTGA
- the znf687b gene encoding zinc finger protein 687b isoform X2 translates to MGDMKTPDFDDLLAAFDIPDIDAKEAIQSAPDEAEGPHGAAGAPLGKQDSVVGVGSSMRPPSPADPQADTPIVSVIVKNKVRLETVDGDEGDADQDPIDVIAGVDVGPRLGACAPGMAESEALNHNGFGASGVSTPLPLSQAQSNGAPWSMNTPKVSSEAAGVSKAHKQGGNIFNRLKPLVAQGSGDPVGRARKMQLLQQQHQQQQDTGQERADGVKASLPSSSSLSAGSSPLAAAGPVGLSSPFFPPSKPLLPTPPSALSSHPLHSSQPFNGAPKSGPAGFQHQQMEEDDSDPDLGSPLVIQETPDSPTCPQLSQRYKSDSVSSQPPSSTSSHPKPGDTPSGASLTSSTPQSGSTESPQLEDRHPEHVIEERDSPESPEPEIPKSTAQVSSKRCSSPAVASTPPPSELREPKEEEEEMEVGNGIDRVIDGKADKGENARTGEEKMEVDDGKPKPPSTDVGDVPAPAASGAPSRPLKVRIKTIKTSTGGITRTVTRVAPKGAAAKGLDSKAQTGERKLLGKQAQKLEASPGHMTTTSQKVSALNALPVSTLAASSVMLAAATKVQNKMAASDKAKVSATAVSITKSAALPATPSVTSSPKFSVAAGGISVRTTTNKTANGGSGTLSPNKPASIVNSTGAVISRSQSSLVEAFNKILNSKNLLPSYKPDLSAPPPPEWGLPLPATGYRCLECGDAFALERSLARHYDRRSLRIEVTCNHCAKRLAFFNKCSLLLHAREHKERGLVMQCSHLVMRPVTVEQMIGQQDITPIGVSSPSTTSGGAAMSANSSPMKDASSPAASQPRPVRRVPQGPQALMPLPCKKADVLQYHNFKCPECQTQFAGKANLVTHFQQIRAAPNSTCTQCSPPMMLPNSCAVSAHQRIHKHKAPHVCPECGGIARQDGFQTHLEEACLHFARRIGYRCSSCQVVFGGLNSIKSHIQTAHCEVFHKCPSCPMAFKSSPSAQSHISTQHPTLTGGQAKMIYKCVMCDTVFTQKPLLYMHFDTHLAKQKVHVFKCPDCTKLYAQKGSMMEHIKTTHRGPAAKQESVSEAPNPVSAPTLTSSPSGLKSKPPGKPDNSDGEDWGREQEEEEEEDDDEDDDADEDYEAPGATAAGGSTQLAAQTEWTCPQCQSTFTDNDTYLSHVKTEHGKFPCRICGGTFSTSSSLRRHERVIHEGNKRVFHCQYCTEGKRTFGSRFLLDKHIRLHHRTPDGQAAPMTRKRAATGGEGAGSSSEQDGEGVPPGARAGDEEENATEEGEEVSAPAKRSRATVPSTSLSELEEEDNVFRCVPCGFSTEDGAEFQRHIPQHRADTASFQCLQCGVCFASAGSLGRHRFIAHRVRDTQSDAERGTARTHGSPDGSPASSPQALGEDGDGNLGCKVCGRRFDKASDLNTHFRTHGMAFLTAHKTDKPQ, encoded by the exons ATGGGGGACATGAAGACCCCAGATTTCGATGACCTGTTGGCAGCATTTGACATCCCTGACATCGATGCCAAGGAGGCCATCCAGTCTGCCCCAGACGAGGCGGAGGGGCCCCATGGAGCCGCAGGAGCCCCCCTGGGCAAGCAGGACAGTGTGGTGGGTGTTGGGTCGTCCATGAGGCCGCCAAGCCCTGCTGACCCGCAGGCGGACACCCCCATTGTCAGCGTGATCGTGAAGAATAAAGTACGCCTGGAGACCGTAGATGGAGACGAGGGGGACGCAGACCAGGACCCGATTGATGTGATCGCCGGGGTGGATGTGGGTCCCAGACTGGGTGCGTGTGCCCCTGGGATGGCTGAGTCCGAGGCTTTGAACCACAACGGTTTTGGGGCGTCCGGTGTGTCCACGCCCCTGCCCCTCAGCCAGGCCCAGTCCAACGGGGCGCCGTGGTCAATGAACACCCCCAAAGTGTCTTCAGAAGCAGCCGGTGTAAGTAAGGCTCACAAGCAAGGGGGGAACATTTTCAACAGACTCAAACCGCTCGTGGCACAAGGGTCTGGAGATCCAGTGGGTCGGGCCAGGAAGATGCAgcttctccagcagcagcaccagcagcagcaggacacaggCCAGGAGAGGGCTGATGGCGTCAAAGCATCATTACCGTCGTCGTCCTCTCTATCAGCGGGGTCTTCTCCTCTGGCTGCTGCCGGGCCCGTCGGACTGTCCTCACCTTTCTTTCCGCCCTCCAAGCCTCTGCTTCCAACTCCCCCCTCTGCCCTCTCATCGCACCCGCTGCACTCGTCTCAGCCTTTTAACGGAGCTCCCAAAAGTGGCCCCGCTGGATTTCAGCACcagcagatggaggaggatgatTCAGACCCGGACCTGGGGAGTCCACTGGTGATCCAGGAGACCCCAGACTCCCCGACCTGCCCTCAGCTGAGCCAACGCTACAAGTCGGACTCTGTCTCATCTCAGCCTCCATCCTCTACTTCATCTCACCCGAAGCCTGGGGACACTCCGTCTGGGGCCTCTCTGACTTCCTCAACCCCCCAGTCTGGCTCGACGGAGAGTCCCCAGCTGGAGGACCGGCACCCAGAACACGTCATCGAAGAGAGAGACTCTCCAGAGAGTCCTGAGCCAGAGATCCCAAAATCCACGGCTCAAGTCAGCTCAAAGAGGTGCTCCAGCCCCGCAGTGGCCTCCACTCCACCTCCTTCTGAGCTGCGTGAGcccaaagaggaggaggaggagatggaggtggGGAATGGGATCGATAGGGTCATCGATGGCAAAGCTGACAAGGGAGAAAATGCGAGAACGGGTGAGGAAAAAATGGAGGTAGATGATGGGAAGCCTAAACCCCCGTCCACTGATGTTGGAGATGTTCCTGCACCTGCTGCTTCTGGAGCCCCGTCCCGACCCTTGAAAGTCAGAATAAAGACAATTAAAACCTCCACGGGTGGAATCACCAGAACTGTCACCAGGGTGGCACCTAAAGGGGCCGCAGCGAAAGGTTTGGACTCTAAAGCTCAAACTGGGGAGCGAAAGCTGCTGGGAAAACAGGCCCAAAAGCTCGAAGCGTCCCCCGGTCACATGACAACAACATCCCAGAAAGTAAGTGCTCTCAATGCTCTGCCTGTGTCGACACTCGCAGCGAGCAGCGTGATGCTTGCTGCCGCCACCAAGGTCCAAAACAAAATGGCTGCATCTGACAAGGCCAAGGTTTCCGCCACTGCTGTGAGCATCACCAAATCTGCTGCTCTGCCTGCGACTCCATCTGTGACCTCCTCCCCCAAGTTCTCTGTAGCTGCCGGTGGGATCAGCGTACGCACAACCACTAACAAGACGGCTAACGGAGGCAGCGGCACCCTGTCGCCGAACAAACCCGCCTCCATCGTCAACAGCACAGGCGCCGTCATCTCCCGCAGTCAGTCGAGCCTGGTGGAGGCCTTTAACAAAATCCTGAACAGTAAGAACCTTTTGCCGAGCTACAAGCCCGACCTCTCTGCCCCCCCGCCGCCTGAGTGGGGTCTCCCGCTCCCTGCCACAGGGTACCGCTGCCTGGAGTGCGGAGACGCCTTCGCCCTGGAGCGCAGCCTGGCTCGCCACTACGACCGGCGATCGCTTCGCATCGAGGTGACCTGCAACCATTGTGCTAAGAGACTGGCCTTCTTCAATAAGTGCAGCCTGCTGCTGCACGCCAGGGAGCACAAGGAGCGTGGGCTGGTCATGCAGTGCTCGCACCTGGTCATGAGGCCTGTCACCGTGGAGCAGATGATTGGCCAGCAGGACATAACGCCCATTGGTG tctcctctCCCTCTACCACATCCGGGGGCGCCGCCATGTCTGCCAACTCCAGCCCGATGAAGGACGCCTCATCTCCAGCAGCATCTCAGCCTCGGCCGGTGCGCCGCGTGCCTCAGGGTCCCCAAGCGCTGATGCCTCTGCCCTGCAAGAAGGCCGACGTGCTGCAGTACCACAACTTCAAATGTCCGGAGTGCCAAACACAATTCGCGGGCAAGGCTAATCTGGTCACCCACTTCCAGCAGATCAGAGCTGCTCCGAACTCG aCATGTACGCAGTGCTCACCTCCCATGATGCTGCCAAACTCGTGTGCGGTGTCCGCCCACCAGAGGATCCATAAACACAAAGCGCCCCATGTGTGTCCCGAGTGCGGTGGGATCGCCCGGCAGGACGGCTTCCAGACCCACCTGGAGGAGGCGTGTCTGCACTTTGCCAGGCGCATCGGCTACAG GTGCTCGAGCTGCCAGGTCGTGTTCGGAGGCCTGAACTCCATCAAGTCCCACATTCAGACGGCTCACTGCGAGGTCTTCCACAAGTGCCCCAGCTGCCCCATGGCCTTCAAGTCTTCCCCCAGCGCCCAGAGCCACATCAGCACCCAACACCCGACGCTCACCGGAGGACAGGCCAA AATGATCTACAAGTGTGTGATGTGCGATACGGTCTTTACCCAAAAGCCCTTGCTGTACATGCACTTTGACACTCATCTAGCCAAGCAGAAAGTGCACGTGTTCAAGTGTCCTGACTGCACGAAGCTCTACGCCCAGAAAGGTTCAATGATGGAGCATATTAAG ACCACACACAGAGGCCCAGCAGCCAAACAGGAGTCTGTGTCGGAGGCCCCTAACCCCGTCTCGGCCCCGACCCTCACATCCAGCCCCTCTGGCCTCAAATCCAAGCCCCCTGGAAAGCCTGACAACTCTGACGGGGAAGACTGGGGAagggagcaggaagaggaggaggaagaggacgacgacgaagacgacgatGCCGACGAGGACTACGAGGCTCCGGGGGCGACCGCGGCGGGGGGCAGCACTCAACTCGCTGCCCAGACCGAGTGGACCTGCCCCCAGTGTCAGTCCACCTTCACTGACAACGACACCTATCTGAGTCATGTGAAGACGGAGCATGGCAAG TTCCCCTGTCGTATTTGTGGCGGCACGTTCAGCACGTCCTCCAGCTTGAGACGTCACGAGCGCGTTATTCACGAGGGCAACAAAAGAGTCTTCCACTGCCA ATACTGCACAGAAGGCAAGCGGACCTTCGGCAGTCGGTTCTTACTGGACAAACACATTCGGCTCCATCACAGAACCCCGGATGGACAG GCTGCCCCCATGACCAGGAAGCGTGCAGCCACCGGGGGAGAAGGTGCAGGAAGCTCCTCAGAACAAGACGGTGAGGGCGTGCCCCCTGGAGCCAGGGCAGGAGACGAGGAAGAGAACGCCacagaggagggtgaggaagtCAGCGCTCCCGCCAAGAGAAGCAGGGCGACCGTGCCATCGACGTCGCTCAGTGAGCTGGAAGAGGAAGACAACGTTTTCCGCTGCGTCCCCTGCGGCTTCTCCACCGAGGACGGCGCAGAGTTTCAGCGCCACATCCCCCAGCACCGGGCCGACACCGCCTCATTCCAGTGCCTGCAGTGCGGCGTCTGCTTCGCGTCAGCCGGCTCTCTCGGCCGGCACCGCTTCATCGCTCACCGCGTGCGGGATACCCAGAGTGACGCGGAACGGGGCACCGCGCGCACGCACGGCTCCCCGGATGGCTCTCCCGCTTCCTCCCCACAGGCGCTGGGTGAGGACGGCGACGGGAACCTGGGCTGCAAGGTGTGCGGCCGGCGCTTCGACAAGGCCTCGGACCTCAACACCCACTTCAGGACCCATGGCATGGCCTTCCTCACCGCACACAAGACGGACAAGCCCCAGTAG
- the znf687b gene encoding zinc finger protein 687b isoform X1: MGDMKTPDFDDLLAAFDIPDIDAKEAIQSAPDEAEGPHGAAGAPLGKQDSVVGVGSSMRPPSPADPQADTPIVSVIVKNKVRLETVDGDEGDADQDPIDVIAGVDVGPRLGACAPGMAESEALNHNGFGASGVSTPLPLSQAQSNGAPWSMNTPKVSSEAAGVSKAHKQGGNIFNRLKPLVAQGSGDPVGRARKMQLLQQQHQQQQDTGQERADGVKASLPSSSSLSAGSSPLAAAGPVGLSSPFFPPSKPLLPTPPSALSSHPLHSSQPFNGAPKSGPAGFQHQQMEEDDSDPDLGSPLVIQETPDSPTCPQLSQRYKSDSVSSQPPSSTSSHPKPGDTPSGASLTSSTPQSGSTESPQLEDRHPEHVIEERDSPESPEPEIPKSTAQVSSKRCSSPAVASTPPPSELREPKEEEEEMEVGNGIDRVIDGKADKGENARTGEEKMEVDDGKPKPPSTDVGDVPAPAASGAPSRPLKVRIKTIKTSTGGITRTVTRVAPKGAAAKGLDSKAQTGERKLLGKQAQKLEASPGHMTTTSQKVSALNALPVSTLAASSVMLAAATKVQNKMAASDKAKVSATAVSITKSAALPATPSVTSSPKFSVAAGGISVRTTTNKTANGGSGTLSPNKPASIVNSTGAVISRSQSSLVEAFNKILNSKNLLPSYKPDLSAPPPPEWGLPLPATGYRCLECGDAFALERSLARHYDRRSLRIEVTCNHCAKRLAFFNKCSLLLHAREHKERGLVMQCSHLVMRPVTVEQMIGQQDITPIGGLLTSSSSSPPVSSPSTTSGGAAMSANSSPMKDASSPAASQPRPVRRVPQGPQALMPLPCKKADVLQYHNFKCPECQTQFAGKANLVTHFQQIRAAPNSTCTQCSPPMMLPNSCAVSAHQRIHKHKAPHVCPECGGIARQDGFQTHLEEACLHFARRIGYRCSSCQVVFGGLNSIKSHIQTAHCEVFHKCPSCPMAFKSSPSAQSHISTQHPTLTGGQAKMIYKCVMCDTVFTQKPLLYMHFDTHLAKQKVHVFKCPDCTKLYAQKGSMMEHIKTTHRGPAAKQESVSEAPNPVSAPTLTSSPSGLKSKPPGKPDNSDGEDWGREQEEEEEEDDDEDDDADEDYEAPGATAAGGSTQLAAQTEWTCPQCQSTFTDNDTYLSHVKTEHGKFPCRICGGTFSTSSSLRRHERVIHEGNKRVFHCQYCTEGKRTFGSRFLLDKHIRLHHRTPDGQAAPMTRKRAATGGEGAGSSSEQDGEGVPPGARAGDEEENATEEGEEVSAPAKRSRATVPSTSLSELEEEDNVFRCVPCGFSTEDGAEFQRHIPQHRADTASFQCLQCGVCFASAGSLGRHRFIAHRVRDTQSDAERGTARTHGSPDGSPASSPQALGEDGDGNLGCKVCGRRFDKASDLNTHFRTHGMAFLTAHKTDKPQ, from the exons ATGGGGGACATGAAGACCCCAGATTTCGATGACCTGTTGGCAGCATTTGACATCCCTGACATCGATGCCAAGGAGGCCATCCAGTCTGCCCCAGACGAGGCGGAGGGGCCCCATGGAGCCGCAGGAGCCCCCCTGGGCAAGCAGGACAGTGTGGTGGGTGTTGGGTCGTCCATGAGGCCGCCAAGCCCTGCTGACCCGCAGGCGGACACCCCCATTGTCAGCGTGATCGTGAAGAATAAAGTACGCCTGGAGACCGTAGATGGAGACGAGGGGGACGCAGACCAGGACCCGATTGATGTGATCGCCGGGGTGGATGTGGGTCCCAGACTGGGTGCGTGTGCCCCTGGGATGGCTGAGTCCGAGGCTTTGAACCACAACGGTTTTGGGGCGTCCGGTGTGTCCACGCCCCTGCCCCTCAGCCAGGCCCAGTCCAACGGGGCGCCGTGGTCAATGAACACCCCCAAAGTGTCTTCAGAAGCAGCCGGTGTAAGTAAGGCTCACAAGCAAGGGGGGAACATTTTCAACAGACTCAAACCGCTCGTGGCACAAGGGTCTGGAGATCCAGTGGGTCGGGCCAGGAAGATGCAgcttctccagcagcagcaccagcagcagcaggacacaggCCAGGAGAGGGCTGATGGCGTCAAAGCATCATTACCGTCGTCGTCCTCTCTATCAGCGGGGTCTTCTCCTCTGGCTGCTGCCGGGCCCGTCGGACTGTCCTCACCTTTCTTTCCGCCCTCCAAGCCTCTGCTTCCAACTCCCCCCTCTGCCCTCTCATCGCACCCGCTGCACTCGTCTCAGCCTTTTAACGGAGCTCCCAAAAGTGGCCCCGCTGGATTTCAGCACcagcagatggaggaggatgatTCAGACCCGGACCTGGGGAGTCCACTGGTGATCCAGGAGACCCCAGACTCCCCGACCTGCCCTCAGCTGAGCCAACGCTACAAGTCGGACTCTGTCTCATCTCAGCCTCCATCCTCTACTTCATCTCACCCGAAGCCTGGGGACACTCCGTCTGGGGCCTCTCTGACTTCCTCAACCCCCCAGTCTGGCTCGACGGAGAGTCCCCAGCTGGAGGACCGGCACCCAGAACACGTCATCGAAGAGAGAGACTCTCCAGAGAGTCCTGAGCCAGAGATCCCAAAATCCACGGCTCAAGTCAGCTCAAAGAGGTGCTCCAGCCCCGCAGTGGCCTCCACTCCACCTCCTTCTGAGCTGCGTGAGcccaaagaggaggaggaggagatggaggtggGGAATGGGATCGATAGGGTCATCGATGGCAAAGCTGACAAGGGAGAAAATGCGAGAACGGGTGAGGAAAAAATGGAGGTAGATGATGGGAAGCCTAAACCCCCGTCCACTGATGTTGGAGATGTTCCTGCACCTGCTGCTTCTGGAGCCCCGTCCCGACCCTTGAAAGTCAGAATAAAGACAATTAAAACCTCCACGGGTGGAATCACCAGAACTGTCACCAGGGTGGCACCTAAAGGGGCCGCAGCGAAAGGTTTGGACTCTAAAGCTCAAACTGGGGAGCGAAAGCTGCTGGGAAAACAGGCCCAAAAGCTCGAAGCGTCCCCCGGTCACATGACAACAACATCCCAGAAAGTAAGTGCTCTCAATGCTCTGCCTGTGTCGACACTCGCAGCGAGCAGCGTGATGCTTGCTGCCGCCACCAAGGTCCAAAACAAAATGGCTGCATCTGACAAGGCCAAGGTTTCCGCCACTGCTGTGAGCATCACCAAATCTGCTGCTCTGCCTGCGACTCCATCTGTGACCTCCTCCCCCAAGTTCTCTGTAGCTGCCGGTGGGATCAGCGTACGCACAACCACTAACAAGACGGCTAACGGAGGCAGCGGCACCCTGTCGCCGAACAAACCCGCCTCCATCGTCAACAGCACAGGCGCCGTCATCTCCCGCAGTCAGTCGAGCCTGGTGGAGGCCTTTAACAAAATCCTGAACAGTAAGAACCTTTTGCCGAGCTACAAGCCCGACCTCTCTGCCCCCCCGCCGCCTGAGTGGGGTCTCCCGCTCCCTGCCACAGGGTACCGCTGCCTGGAGTGCGGAGACGCCTTCGCCCTGGAGCGCAGCCTGGCTCGCCACTACGACCGGCGATCGCTTCGCATCGAGGTGACCTGCAACCATTGTGCTAAGAGACTGGCCTTCTTCAATAAGTGCAGCCTGCTGCTGCACGCCAGGGAGCACAAGGAGCGTGGGCTGGTCATGCAGTGCTCGCACCTGGTCATGAGGCCTGTCACCGTGGAGCAGATGATTGGCCAGCAGGACATAACGCCCATTGGTG GCCTGCTCACCTCTTCGTCCtcgtctcctccagtctcctctCCCTCTACCACATCCGGGGGCGCCGCCATGTCTGCCAACTCCAGCCCGATGAAGGACGCCTCATCTCCAGCAGCATCTCAGCCTCGGCCGGTGCGCCGCGTGCCTCAGGGTCCCCAAGCGCTGATGCCTCTGCCCTGCAAGAAGGCCGACGTGCTGCAGTACCACAACTTCAAATGTCCGGAGTGCCAAACACAATTCGCGGGCAAGGCTAATCTGGTCACCCACTTCCAGCAGATCAGAGCTGCTCCGAACTCG aCATGTACGCAGTGCTCACCTCCCATGATGCTGCCAAACTCGTGTGCGGTGTCCGCCCACCAGAGGATCCATAAACACAAAGCGCCCCATGTGTGTCCCGAGTGCGGTGGGATCGCCCGGCAGGACGGCTTCCAGACCCACCTGGAGGAGGCGTGTCTGCACTTTGCCAGGCGCATCGGCTACAG GTGCTCGAGCTGCCAGGTCGTGTTCGGAGGCCTGAACTCCATCAAGTCCCACATTCAGACGGCTCACTGCGAGGTCTTCCACAAGTGCCCCAGCTGCCCCATGGCCTTCAAGTCTTCCCCCAGCGCCCAGAGCCACATCAGCACCCAACACCCGACGCTCACCGGAGGACAGGCCAA AATGATCTACAAGTGTGTGATGTGCGATACGGTCTTTACCCAAAAGCCCTTGCTGTACATGCACTTTGACACTCATCTAGCCAAGCAGAAAGTGCACGTGTTCAAGTGTCCTGACTGCACGAAGCTCTACGCCCAGAAAGGTTCAATGATGGAGCATATTAAG ACCACACACAGAGGCCCAGCAGCCAAACAGGAGTCTGTGTCGGAGGCCCCTAACCCCGTCTCGGCCCCGACCCTCACATCCAGCCCCTCTGGCCTCAAATCCAAGCCCCCTGGAAAGCCTGACAACTCTGACGGGGAAGACTGGGGAagggagcaggaagaggaggaggaagaggacgacgacgaagacgacgatGCCGACGAGGACTACGAGGCTCCGGGGGCGACCGCGGCGGGGGGCAGCACTCAACTCGCTGCCCAGACCGAGTGGACCTGCCCCCAGTGTCAGTCCACCTTCACTGACAACGACACCTATCTGAGTCATGTGAAGACGGAGCATGGCAAG TTCCCCTGTCGTATTTGTGGCGGCACGTTCAGCACGTCCTCCAGCTTGAGACGTCACGAGCGCGTTATTCACGAGGGCAACAAAAGAGTCTTCCACTGCCA ATACTGCACAGAAGGCAAGCGGACCTTCGGCAGTCGGTTCTTACTGGACAAACACATTCGGCTCCATCACAGAACCCCGGATGGACAG GCTGCCCCCATGACCAGGAAGCGTGCAGCCACCGGGGGAGAAGGTGCAGGAAGCTCCTCAGAACAAGACGGTGAGGGCGTGCCCCCTGGAGCCAGGGCAGGAGACGAGGAAGAGAACGCCacagaggagggtgaggaagtCAGCGCTCCCGCCAAGAGAAGCAGGGCGACCGTGCCATCGACGTCGCTCAGTGAGCTGGAAGAGGAAGACAACGTTTTCCGCTGCGTCCCCTGCGGCTTCTCCACCGAGGACGGCGCAGAGTTTCAGCGCCACATCCCCCAGCACCGGGCCGACACCGCCTCATTCCAGTGCCTGCAGTGCGGCGTCTGCTTCGCGTCAGCCGGCTCTCTCGGCCGGCACCGCTTCATCGCTCACCGCGTGCGGGATACCCAGAGTGACGCGGAACGGGGCACCGCGCGCACGCACGGCTCCCCGGATGGCTCTCCCGCTTCCTCCCCACAGGCGCTGGGTGAGGACGGCGACGGGAACCTGGGCTGCAAGGTGTGCGGCCGGCGCTTCGACAAGGCCTCGGACCTCAACACCCACTTCAGGACCCATGGCATGGCCTTCCTCACCGCACACAAGACGGACAAGCCCCAGTAG